In Populus nigra chromosome 10, ddPopNigr1.1, whole genome shotgun sequence, the following proteins share a genomic window:
- the LOC133704158 gene encoding aquaporin PIP2-1-like, with protein MAKDTEVAEAGSFSAKDYQDPPPAPLIDAEELTKWSFYRALIAEFIATMLFLYITVLTVIGYKSQIDGNADPCGGVGILGIAWAFGGMIFVLVYCTAGISGGHINPAVTFGLFLARKVSLIRAVMYMVAQCAGAICGVGLVKAFQKSYYTKYNGGANVLADGYSTGTGLGAEIIGTFVLVYTVFSATDPKRSARDSHVPVLAPLPIGFAVFMVHLATIPITGTGINPARSFGAAVIYNKKKAWDDQWIFWVGPFIGAAIAAFYHQFILRAGAIKALGSFRSNPNV; from the exons ATGGCAAAGGATACTGAAGTGGCAGAGGCAGGATCATTCTCTGCAAAAGATTACCAAGACCCACCCCCAGCACCATTGATTGATGCCGAAGAGTTAACAAAGTGGTCATTTTACAGGGCCTTGATTGCTGAGTTTATAGCAACTATGCTCTTTCTTTACATCACTGTTTTGACTGTTATTGGGTACAAAAGCCAGATTGATGGAAATGCTGATCCTTGTGGTGGGGTTGGTATTCTTGGTATTGCTTGGGCCTTTGGTGGCATGATCTTTGTTCTTGTTTACTGCACTGCTGGTATTTCAG GGGGTCACATTAACCCAGCAGTGACATTTGGGCTGTTCTTGGCCAGGAAGGTGTCTTTGATCAGGGCTGTGATGTACATGGTGGCCCAATGCGCGGGAGCCATATGTGGTGTTGGGTTGGTCAAGGCCTTCCAAAAGTCTTACTACACAAAATATAATGGCGGAGCCAACGTTTTGGCTGATGGGTACAGCACAGGCACTGGATTGGGCGCTGAGATTATTGGGACTTTTGTCCTGGTCTACACTGTGTTCTCTGCTACTGATCCCAAGAGGAGTGCTAGGGACTCCCATGTGCCT GTACTGGCTCCTCTCCCAATTGGATTTGCTGTGTTCATGGTTCACTTGGCCACCATCCCAATCACAGGAACTGGCATCAACCCTGCTAGGAGTTTTGGAGCTGCTGTTATCTACAACAAGAAGAAGGCCTGGGATGACCAG TGGATCTTTTGGGTTGGACCCTTCATTGGTGCAGCCATAGCAGCCTTTTACCACCAATTCATCTTGAGAGCAGGAGCTATTAAGGCTCTCGGGTCATTCAGGAGCAACCCGAATGTCTAA
- the LOC133704380 gene encoding mRNA-decapping enzyme subunit 2-like, producing the protein MSGLNRSSSAAFKNGGLPPQELLDDLCSRFVLNVPKEDQQSFERILFLVEYAHWFYEDNSVEKNPSLKSFTLKEFTSLMFNSCDVLRPYVAHIDDIFKDFTSYKVKVPVTGAIILDETFERCLLVKGWKGTSWSFPRGKKNKDEEDHACAVREVLEETGFDVSNLLNKDDYIEEMFGQQRVRLYIIAGVKDDTAFAPLTKKEISEIAWQRLDDLQPASYEVISRSITGLKLYMVAPFLASLKSWISSHQLPAAPRLNMPLKAMCVWKARNNSIGSGTVIMESHLNKPGSDAHPPDMGPGKSFRNFRFDTASILRAMESGFSA; encoded by the exons ATGTCCGGTCTGAATCGATCTAGCAGCGCTGCGTTTAAGAACGGCGGCCTTCCTCCTCAAGAACTCCTCGACGATCTCTGCAGTCGGTTTGTCTTAAATGTGCCTAAAGAAGACCAACAATCCTTCGAGAGAATTCTATTTCTCGTCGAGTACGCTCATTGGTTCTATGAAGATAACTCTGTCGAGAAAAATCCCTCCTTAAAGTCTTTCACTTTGAAGGAATTCACTTCTTTAa TGTTTAACAGTTGTGATGTTTTAAGACCGTATGTAGctcatattgatgatatttttaaggattttaCTTCTTACAAAGTTAAAGTTCCTGTGACCGGTGCGATTATTTTGGATGAAACTTTCGAACGG TGCTTGCTAGTGAAGGGATGGAAAGGGACGAGCTGGAGTTTCCCTaggggaaaaaagaacaaagacgAGGAAGACCATGCTTGTGCTGTCCGAGAA GTGCTGGAGGAAACTGGTTTTGATGTTTCAAATCTTCTTAACAAAGATGACTACATTGAAGAGATGTTTGGACAGCAGAGGGTGCGGCTCTACATAATTGCTGGTGTGAAGGATGATACTGCCTTTGCACCCCTTACAAAAAAGGAGATCAGT GAAATTGCATGGCAGCGGCTTGATGATCTTCAGCCAGCAAGTTACGAAGTAATATCTCGCAGCATCACTGGCCTCAAGCTTTACATGGTTGCTCCATTTTTAGC GTCTTTGAAATCATGGATTTCGTCACACCAGCTCCCGGCAGCCCCTAGACTCAATATGCCTCTCAAAG CTATGTGCGTGTGGAAAGCAAGGAACAATTCTATAGGGAGCGGCACAGTGATAATGGAGAGCCATTTAAATAAGCCTGGATCTGATGCTCATCCTCCTGACATGGGCCCTGGCAAGAGCTTCagaaattttagatttgatacTGCGTCCATCTTGCGAGCGATGGAATCTGGGTTTTCTGCTTAA
- the LOC133705391 gene encoding uncharacterized protein LOC133705391 isoform X1 translates to MRKRPETSRSSNSQQRPPKQPPYANSTTNLSSSMKSIRSGSVWIILSAVIIYSCYSVHYYQFENLPSPLTAEQAGKRGFSEIQAIKHVKALTDFGPHPVGSDSLDLALQYVLAEVENIKKNAYYEVDVEVDFFHAKTGANRLTSGLFRGKTLVYADLKHVVLRILPKFTPNQAADNTILVSSHIDTVFSTGGAGDCSSCVAVMLELARGISQWAHGFKNGVIFLFNTGEEEGLSGAHSFITQHPWSKTIRLAVDLEAMGVGGKSGIFQAGPHPWAIENFASAAKYPSGNVIAQDLFSAGVIKSATDFQVYKEVAGLSGLDFAFTDNGAVYHTKNDKLDLLKSGSLQHLGENMLAFLLRIASSPHLPKSKDMDKELKTGHDTAIFFDILGTYMIVYSQRFASMLHNSVILQSLLIWAASLFMGGSSATISLGLSCLSAILMLLFSISFSVFVAFIVPQISPSPVPYVANPLLVLGLFAAPALLGALTGQHLGYLILKKYLLNVYSKKKQLSSVIIADVVKLEAERWLYKAGFVQWLVLLIVGNYYKIGSSYLAVFWLVPPAFAYGLLEATLTPARLPKPLKLATLLMGLAVPILISSGTLIRLAGTIIGMAVRFDRNPGGAPEWLWNIIISIFIAVCICLTFIYVLSYVHLSGAKRSIILATSILFGLSLILILSGFIQPFTEDTARAVNVVHVVDASGRYGEKQDPLSYISLFSNTPGKLDKEVEQIKEGFTCGKDKVVDLVTFSVNYGCWTHDDTESGWSESDIPTLHVDSDTKGGERITRVSIDTKSSMRWSLAINTKEIEDFILKGDLEELIPYGNKTGVDGWHHIQFSGGKESPRKFELTLFWSVKTMPSADNVDRTVIQDQRPLLKLRTDVNRLTPKAERVLAKLPTWCSLFGKSTSPLTLAFLSSLPVNL, encoded by the exons atgcgaAAACGACCGGAAACTTCTCGCTCTTCGAACTCACAGCAACGACCGCCCAAACAACCACCGTATGCGAATAGCACAACCAATCTGAGTTCATCAATGAAATCAATACGGTCAGGATCTGTATGGATAATCTTATCCGCAGTCATAATTTACTCGTGTTATTCCGTTCACTATTACCAGTTCGAAAATCTGCCTTCACCTTTAACCGCTGAACAAGCCGGTAAAAGAGGTTTCTCTGAAATCCAAGCCATCAAACACGTCAAAGCATTGACAGATTTCGGTCCTCATCCCGTCGGCTCTGATTCTCTCGACCTCGCTTTGCAG TATGTTTTGGCGGAAGTGGAGAATATAAAGAAAAACGCGTACTATGAAGTGGATGTTGAGGTGGATTTTTTTCACGCGAAAACCGGAGCGAATCGGTTAACTAGTGGATTATTTAGGGGCAAAACTCTTGTTTATGCCGATCTTAAACATGTTGTTTTAAGAATTTTGCCCAAATTTACTCCAAATCAAGCTGCTGATAATACTATTCTTGTGTCTTCTCACATTGATACCGTTTTCTCCAC GGGAGGGGCTGGAGATTGCAGTTCATGTGTAGCTGTGATGTTGGAACTTGCTCGGGGGATTTCGCAGTGGGCGCATGGGTTTAAAAATGGtgtgatatttttgtttaatactGGGGAAGAGGAGGGTTTGAGCGGGGCTCATAGTTTTATCACTCAG CATCCATGGAGTAAGACTATTCGTTTGGCTGTTGATTTGGAGGCTATGGGTGTAGGAGGAAAGTCTGGCATATTTCAG GCGGGACCTCATCCATGGGCCATTGAAAACTTTGCATCAGCAGCGAAATACCCATCTGGGAATGTCATAGCACAG GATCTGTTTTCTGCTGGAGTCATCAAATCTGCGACAGATTTCCAAGTATACAAAGAGGTTGCTGGTCTTTCAGGGCTTGACTTTGCTTTCACGGATAATGGTGCAGTTTATCACACTAAG AATGACAAATTAGATCTCTTGAAGTCTGGATCTCTCCAGCATCTTGGAGAAAATATGCTTGCTTTTCTGCTTCGGATTGCTTCATCCCCTCATCTTCCAAAAAGCAAGGACATGGACAAAGAGCTAAAAACTGGCCATGACACTgctatattttttgatattttg GGGACATATATGATTGTGTACAGTCAACGTTTTGCAAGCATGCTTCATAACTCAGTGATACTGCAATCACTTCTAATATGGGCGGCGTCATTGTTTATGGGTGGTTCTTCAGCGACCATTTCATTGGGCTTGTCATGCTTGAGTGCTATCCTGATGTTGTTATTTTCAATAAGTTTCTCTGTTTTTGTGGCCTTCATTGTACCGCAAATATCTCCATCACCAGTGCCCTATGTTGCAAACCCATTGCTGGTGCTTGGGCTATTTGCTGCACCTGCACTCCTTGGGGCTTTGACTGGTCAACATTTGGGTTATCTTATTCTGAAGAAGTATTTATTGAAtgtctactccaagaaaaagcAGCTTTCATCTGTTATCATAGCTGATGTGGTAAAGTTAGAGGCTGAAAGGTGGCTATATAAAGCTGGTTTTGTTCAGTGGCTTGTTCTTCTGATCGTAGGAAACTATTATAAAATCGGATCATCATACCTAGCAGTCTTTTGGCTTGTTCCACCAGCATTTGCAT ATGGTTTGCTTGAAGCAACTCTAACACCAGCTCGGCTGCCAAAGCCGCTCAAACTTGCAACCCTCTTGATGGGCTTGGCAGTACCAATTCTGATTTCTTCTGGAACTTTGATTCGCCTGGCTGGAACAATTATCGGAATGGCAGTTCGATTCGACAG GAATCCTGGCGGCGCACCAGAATGGCTGTGGAATATAATAATTTCCATTTTCATTGCTGTTTGCATATGCCTGACTTTTATTTATGTACTTTCATATGTTCATCTTTCAG GTGCAAAAAGGTCAATCATTCTTGCAACCAGCATCCTGTTTGGCCTCTcacttattttaatattatctgGTTTCATTCAACCTTTTACAGAAGACACTGCCAGAGCTGTAAAT GTCGTGCATGTTGTCGATGCTTCAGGAAGATATGGTGAAAAGCAAGATCCTCTCTCTTATATATCTCTATTTTCAAACACCCCTGGAAAGCTTGACAAGGAGGTTGAACAGATTAAAGAAGGATTCACATGTGGTAAAGACAAGGTTGTTGATCTTGTCACCTTTTCAGTCAACTATGGTTGTTGGACCCATGATGATACTGAAAGTGGATGGAGCGAGTCAGATATTCCCACTTTGCATGTTGATAGCGATACCAAGGGGGGAGAAAGAATCACACGAGTTTCAATTGATACAAAATCCTCCATGCGCTGGTCTCTTGCAATCAATACCAAGGAGATAGAAGATTTCATTTTGAAAG GAGACTTAGAAGAATTAATTCCGTATGGCAACAAGACTGGTGTCGATGGATGGCATCACATTCAGTTTTCAGGAGGGAAAGAGTCTCCAAGGAAGTTTGAGCTAACTCTTTTCTGGTCAGTAAAAACCATGCCCTCTGCTGACAATGTGGATAGAACGGTTATACAGGACCAGCGTCCCTTGTTGAAGTTAAGAACAGATGTTAACCGATTAACACCAAAAGCTGAGAGAGTTCTTGCAAAACTCCCTACATGGTGCTCCCTGTTTGGAAAATCGACATCTCCCCTCACCTTAGCTTTCTTGAGCAGTCTTCCTGTTAATTTATAG
- the LOC133705391 gene encoding uncharacterized protein LOC133705391 isoform X2 yields MLELARGISQWAHGFKNGVIFLFNTGEEEGLSGAHSFITQHPWSKTIRLAVDLEAMGVGGKSGIFQAGPHPWAIENFASAAKYPSGNVIAQDLFSAGVIKSATDFQVYKEVAGLSGLDFAFTDNGAVYHTKNDKLDLLKSGSLQHLGENMLAFLLRIASSPHLPKSKDMDKELKTGHDTAIFFDILGTYMIVYSQRFASMLHNSVILQSLLIWAASLFMGGSSATISLGLSCLSAILMLLFSISFSVFVAFIVPQISPSPVPYVANPLLVLGLFAAPALLGALTGQHLGYLILKKYLLNVYSKKKQLSSVIIADVVKLEAERWLYKAGFVQWLVLLIVGNYYKIGSSYLAVFWLVPPAFAYGLLEATLTPARLPKPLKLATLLMGLAVPILISSGTLIRLAGTIIGMAVRFDRNPGGAPEWLWNIIISIFIAVCICLTFIYVLSYVHLSGAKRSIILATSILFGLSLILILSGFIQPFTEDTARAVNVVHVVDASGRYGEKQDPLSYISLFSNTPGKLDKEVEQIKEGFTCGKDKVVDLVTFSVNYGCWTHDDTESGWSESDIPTLHVDSDTKGGERITRVSIDTKSSMRWSLAINTKEIEDFILKGDLEELIPYGNKTGVDGWHHIQFSGGKESPRKFELTLFWSVKTMPSADNVDRTVIQDQRPLLKLRTDVNRLTPKAERVLAKLPTWCSLFGKSTSPLTLAFLSSLPVNL; encoded by the exons ATGTTGGAACTTGCTCGGGGGATTTCGCAGTGGGCGCATGGGTTTAAAAATGGtgtgatatttttgtttaatactGGGGAAGAGGAGGGTTTGAGCGGGGCTCATAGTTTTATCACTCAG CATCCATGGAGTAAGACTATTCGTTTGGCTGTTGATTTGGAGGCTATGGGTGTAGGAGGAAAGTCTGGCATATTTCAG GCGGGACCTCATCCATGGGCCATTGAAAACTTTGCATCAGCAGCGAAATACCCATCTGGGAATGTCATAGCACAG GATCTGTTTTCTGCTGGAGTCATCAAATCTGCGACAGATTTCCAAGTATACAAAGAGGTTGCTGGTCTTTCAGGGCTTGACTTTGCTTTCACGGATAATGGTGCAGTTTATCACACTAAG AATGACAAATTAGATCTCTTGAAGTCTGGATCTCTCCAGCATCTTGGAGAAAATATGCTTGCTTTTCTGCTTCGGATTGCTTCATCCCCTCATCTTCCAAAAAGCAAGGACATGGACAAAGAGCTAAAAACTGGCCATGACACTgctatattttttgatattttg GGGACATATATGATTGTGTACAGTCAACGTTTTGCAAGCATGCTTCATAACTCAGTGATACTGCAATCACTTCTAATATGGGCGGCGTCATTGTTTATGGGTGGTTCTTCAGCGACCATTTCATTGGGCTTGTCATGCTTGAGTGCTATCCTGATGTTGTTATTTTCAATAAGTTTCTCTGTTTTTGTGGCCTTCATTGTACCGCAAATATCTCCATCACCAGTGCCCTATGTTGCAAACCCATTGCTGGTGCTTGGGCTATTTGCTGCACCTGCACTCCTTGGGGCTTTGACTGGTCAACATTTGGGTTATCTTATTCTGAAGAAGTATTTATTGAAtgtctactccaagaaaaagcAGCTTTCATCTGTTATCATAGCTGATGTGGTAAAGTTAGAGGCTGAAAGGTGGCTATATAAAGCTGGTTTTGTTCAGTGGCTTGTTCTTCTGATCGTAGGAAACTATTATAAAATCGGATCATCATACCTAGCAGTCTTTTGGCTTGTTCCACCAGCATTTGCAT ATGGTTTGCTTGAAGCAACTCTAACACCAGCTCGGCTGCCAAAGCCGCTCAAACTTGCAACCCTCTTGATGGGCTTGGCAGTACCAATTCTGATTTCTTCTGGAACTTTGATTCGCCTGGCTGGAACAATTATCGGAATGGCAGTTCGATTCGACAG GAATCCTGGCGGCGCACCAGAATGGCTGTGGAATATAATAATTTCCATTTTCATTGCTGTTTGCATATGCCTGACTTTTATTTATGTACTTTCATATGTTCATCTTTCAG GTGCAAAAAGGTCAATCATTCTTGCAACCAGCATCCTGTTTGGCCTCTcacttattttaatattatctgGTTTCATTCAACCTTTTACAGAAGACACTGCCAGAGCTGTAAAT GTCGTGCATGTTGTCGATGCTTCAGGAAGATATGGTGAAAAGCAAGATCCTCTCTCTTATATATCTCTATTTTCAAACACCCCTGGAAAGCTTGACAAGGAGGTTGAACAGATTAAAGAAGGATTCACATGTGGTAAAGACAAGGTTGTTGATCTTGTCACCTTTTCAGTCAACTATGGTTGTTGGACCCATGATGATACTGAAAGTGGATGGAGCGAGTCAGATATTCCCACTTTGCATGTTGATAGCGATACCAAGGGGGGAGAAAGAATCACACGAGTTTCAATTGATACAAAATCCTCCATGCGCTGGTCTCTTGCAATCAATACCAAGGAGATAGAAGATTTCATTTTGAAAG GAGACTTAGAAGAATTAATTCCGTATGGCAACAAGACTGGTGTCGATGGATGGCATCACATTCAGTTTTCAGGAGGGAAAGAGTCTCCAAGGAAGTTTGAGCTAACTCTTTTCTGGTCAGTAAAAACCATGCCCTCTGCTGACAATGTGGATAGAACGGTTATACAGGACCAGCGTCCCTTGTTGAAGTTAAGAACAGATGTTAACCGATTAACACCAAAAGCTGAGAGAGTTCTTGCAAAACTCCCTACATGGTGCTCCCTGTTTGGAAAATCGACATCTCCCCTCACCTTAGCTTTCTTGAGCAGTCTTCCTGTTAATTTATAG
- the LOC133705171 gene encoding GCN5-related N-acetyltransferase 4, chloroplastic-like — protein MRSIPLGFSVSPTSINNHLNFNLKKQKQQRQQQNQYFFTSSSTGVSRHELTLSSLPKSGLCRASQVAEFYPTVSPEIVVREARLEDCWEVAETHCSSFFPEYSFPLDFVLRVDRLAAMLSGFSIPNGCRRTCLVAVVGSSVDQTFYIGIENFKIGGFDGKFSLNRGYVTGILTVDTVADFLPRKGPLRQRRTGIAYISNVAVRERFRRKGIAKRLIAKAEAQARSWGCRSIALHCDLNNPGATKLYKGQGFKCIKVPEGASWPQPKTSPDIKFNFMMKLLNTPITT, from the exons ATGCGGTCAATACCGTTAGGATTCTCAGTATCTCCAACATCCATAAACAACCACCTTAATTTCAAtctcaagaaacaaaaacaacaacgacaacaacaaaatcagtatttttttacttcttcttCAACAGGGGTTTCTCGTCATGAACtcactctctcttctctccCCAAATCAG GACTATGCAGAGCAAGTCAAGTGGCTGAATTTTATCCCACTGTATCTCCGGAGATAGTTGTAAGGGAAGCGCGGTTGGAGGATTGTTGGGAAGTGGCTGAGACTCACTGCAGTTCCTTCTTTCCTGAATATTCCTTCCCTCTAGATTTTGTGCTGAGGGTTGACAGGCTGGCAGCCATGCTATCAGGATTCAGTATACCAAATGGCTGCAGAAGAACCTGTCTGGTTGCCGTCGTAGGTAGCTCAGTTGATCAAACTTTCTATATTggaattgaaaatttcaaaattggAGGTTTTGATGGGAAGTTCAGTCTCAATCGAGGCTATGTTACTGGGATATTGACTGTGGACACTGTTGCCGATTTTCTTCCAAGGAAAGGCCCACTCAGGCAGAGAAG GACTGGGATTGCATATATATCCAATGTTGCTGTTCGGGAGAGATTTCGTCGGAAGGGGATAGCTAAAAGACTCATAGCGAAGGCAGAGGCTCAAGCTAGGAGCTGGGGCTGCCGTTCCATTGCTTTGCACTGTGATTTGAATAATCCTGGAGCTACAAAACTGTATAAAGGGCAGGGTTTCAAATGTATTAAGGTACCAGAAGGTGCAAGCTGGCCCCAGCCTAAGACCTCTCCAGATATCAAATTCAACTTCATGATGAAGCTTCTAAACACCCCAATCACCACATAG